GAATTTTATTGGCCAGTGAGGTAATTTCTAAAGCAGCTTTGAAAGAGGGCTTTGATGTTAAAAAGTCTGAGGTACATGGTATGGCTCAGCGAGGTGGTAGTGTAGTTAGTAATGTAACTTATGGAGAGAAGGTTTATTCTCCGCTGATAGCTAAAGGAGAAGCAGATTTGCTGCTTGGTTTTGAACCGCTTGAAGCTTTAAGGTGGGGATATTATTTGAAATCAGATGGGGCAATCATTACTAATACTCAGCGGATAGATCCACTACCCGTTGCTGCTGGTAAGATAGAATATCCTGATAATGTAATTGATAGGTTAAAAACAATTGGTCAGCAAGTAATTAGTTTTGATGCTCTACAGTTAGCTCGTGATTTAGGAAATCAAAGAGTAGTGAATACTATTTTAATTGGAAAGTTTGCCAATTTCTCTGATATTTCCAATGGTTCATTTAAAGAAATTATTGCTGAAAATGTACCTCCTAAAACCGTTGAACTTAATTTAAAGGCCTTTGAGGTTGGGAATGAACAGGAATAAGAAAAAAGGATTGTAGCTAAGAAGTGAGTAGGGGGATTTTTAGGTGAGTTAGATTTGATTAAATAGTAGCGAAAGGGGAGCAGATAAAGATGGCTGAAGAAGAGCAGTGGCAAAGCCGGTTAGGTTTTATCTTAGCAGTGATAGGTTCGGCAGTCGGGTTGGGGAATATTTGGCGTTTTAGTTATGTGGTTTATGATAATGGCGGTGGTGCCTTTTTAATTCCTTATTTAGTTGCTCTTTTTATAGTCGGAATTCCGGTTTTAATTTTGGAATTTAGTTTTGGGCAGAAGATGAGGAGTTCAGCTGCTTTAGCTTTTAGGCGTTTTTCTAGTAAATGGGAGTGGTTAGGTTGGTGGCCTTCTTTAGCTACTTTAGTTTTAGTTATCTATTACATGGCAATCATTGGTTGGAGTTTAAACTATGTAATTTATTCTTTAGGTCTTAATTGGGGAGCTAATCCTGAAGCCTTTTTCTATAATTCCCATTTGCAGTTAACTTCCGGTCCTATGGAAATTGGGGGGATAAATTGGATAATCTTTGCTAGTGTTTTAGTTATTTGGTTAATCAATTATTGGATTATCTATAATGGTATCGAATCTGGCATTGAGAAAGCAGCTAAAATTTTCATGCCCTTGCTAGGAGTTTTAATGGTAATTATTACAATTCGAGGACTGACTCTTCCGGGAGCAACTAATGGCGTCATTAAATATCTAAAACCTGATTTTTCACAGTTAATGAACGTCAAAGTCTGGATTGCAGCTTTCAGTCAGATCTTTTTTACACTTAGTATTGGCTGGGCTGTAATGATTACTTACTCTAGCTATCAGCCTAAAGATTCTGATGTAGTCGGTAATGCCTTTATTGCTAGTTTTTCTAACTGCGGTTTCAGTATCATTGTTGGTTTAGGAGTTTTTGGAATTCTCGGCTATATGGCAACCCAGACGGGACAGCCGATAGATGAATTGGTAACTCAAAGCATTGGTTTAGCTTTTATAGCATTTCCCAAGGCAATCAACATGTTGCCTGCTTTCAAAACATTATTTGCTTTTCTCTTCTTCAGTTCATTAGTAATTGCTGGTCTATCGTCTAGTATTTCGATGATTGAAGCTACAGTAGCTAATATCCAGGATAAATTTGCGTTAACTCGGCAGAAGTCAGCTACAATAGTTTGTAGTTTAGGCTTTATAGCTAGTATTCTCTTTACCACTGGAGCTGGATTATATCTACTGGATATCATTGACCACTTTTTGATGGAGTTCGGAGCAGGATTAGCAGCCATTTTCTTTTGTTTGGTGCTAGGCTGGCAGTATGGGGCAAAGCGGCTGCGAAAGTTTATGAACCCTATTTCTGATTTAAAAGTTGGTATTTGGTGGGACAGCATGATTAAATTTATAACTCCGGCCATCTTGATAGTATTATTTATTAAAGGAATATTTACAGATTTAACAGAAGGTTATGCTGGTTATCCTTTTAAAGCATTATCGATAGGATTGGTTGTAGCTATTGGAGTTATCCTGCTTGGGATTTATCTTTCCACCTTATCTTGGAAGGATGAAGAGCTAATCAATTTTAAGGATAAAGTATAATTAAATTAAAATAAATGCCTCCTTACTATGGAATCATTTAGCCTTCTTCATGAGAAAAATTTTCGTTTAATAAAGTTCAAAATTTAAAGTAATAAATATTTTTAATTTCAAATAAAGTTATGTTTAGATTGTTTTTGAATGATTAAGTATTTTTTATTATTTTAATTACCAGAATATATAAAGGAGGTATTAATACTTTTTAAGAAGTTATCATAAAAGGAGGCTAAAATGATGACTTGTCCAAAGGTATATGTTACTCGTGAATTGCCCCAAAAAGCCTTAAGCATGCTTAAGGAAGAATGTGAAGTGGAAGTAAATCCCCATGATCGACCGTTAACTAGATTAGAGTTAAAGAAAGCAATAGAGGATGTTGATGGTCTATTATGTTTACTGACTGATCAGATTGATGCTGAGCTTTTAGATCTTAATCCAAAATTAAAGGTGATCGCTAATTATGCTGTAGGTTATGATAATATTGAACTTAAGGCCTGTACTGAACGGGGAATTGCTGTTTCTAATACTCCAGGAGTGTTGACTGAAACTACAGCAGATTTAACTTGGGCTTTGCTGATGTCTGTTGCAAGGAGAATTGTAGAAGGTGACAAATTTACTCGAGCTGGAAATTATGAAAATTGGGGTCCAATGATGTTATTAGGAAAAGATATTTCGGGTAAGACATTAGGAATTGTAGGTATGGGAAGAATAGGTGAAGCTGTAGCGAAGAGAGCTAAAGGATTTGATATGGAAGTGCTCTATTATGATCTTGAGCGAAAAGATAGAGTTAAAGAACAAGAACTAAGTATTAAATATAGAGAGTTTGATACTTTATTACAGGAAGCTGATTTTATTAGTTTACATGTCCCGCTTAATTCTGCTACTGAGAACTTAATTAGTGAACGAGAGCTGGAATTAATGAAAGAATCGGCCTACTTGATTAATACTTCTCGGGGAGCAGTAATTGATGAACAAGTTTTAGTTTATGCTCTTAGAAATGGAGAAATAGCTGGAGCTGGATTAGATGTGTATGAGGATGAACCAAAATTAACTCCTGGATTAGCTAAATTGAATAATGTAGTTGTAACTCCTCATATTGGGAGTGCAAGTATAGATACAAGAACTAAAATGGCTACAATGGCGGCGGAAAATCTATTAGCTGGTCTTCAAGATGAAGAAATGCCTAATCTTTTGAACCCTGAAGTATTAGACTAAAAATTAAGTTGCATGAATTTTATTGTCTTTGTTATGTTAAATTTTTTATATTGAAAGGAGGTGACTAGAGATTAAATTAGACTTTGTTAAGTTAAGTCCAGCAGAGAATACTACTGTCTTGATAACCAATTATGTACAGAGGGAGTTATATTCAGAATTGGCAGCTAAAGTTATGGACTATATCCATATACATGCTGAGCAGGTTGGTTTCATTACTGAACCACAGAATGAAGAAGCTACTTTGAGGTTGGAGATGTCTGGAGGAGAGTTTTGTGGGAATGGAGTATTAGCAGCTGGGGCTTTGGCTGGATATCTAGGGATGAATAATAGTAATTCTTTCAGAATTGAGTCTTCTGGAGTTGACGAGACTTTAGAATGTACTATTAGACAAAATGACGAAAGAAGTTATGTGGTTAACTCTTCTATGCCCTTGGATTATAATTATAGGGAGTGGAAAGATGTAGTACAGGGAAGAGACCTTACAGGAATGCTTATTGAATTTAGAGGAATAACTCATTTGTTGATCCAGGATGATGTTTTAGATGATGAGTTGATAGAGATGATTGTAAAGAGATTAGCTCAGCAGCTTTCAGTTGAAGCTTTGGGAGTAATTTCTTATAAAGAATCGACAGGAGGCTATAGAATAAAGCCTTGTGTCTATGTTCCTGGAACCGGAAGTTTAGTTTTTGAAAGGGGATGTGGTTCGGGGACTTTAGCTTTAGGTTTACATATATCAAATCAGAAGAAAGAGTCGATGGAACTTAATGTAAAGCAGCCAGGTGGTACTATTAAAGTAGAGATAATTCTTTCTACTTCTGAAGAAGAGATTATTATTGAAGATGCTTTTTTAGAAACAGAGATAGAGATTACTTGTGAAGGGAAAGTTTTGATTTGAAAAATGGAAATTTTTTAATTATTTAGCTTGACTAGTTAACAAAGTTGAGTTACAATGTATATAGAATAAGTGAATATAATCAACGTTTTAGGTTCAGTAGTTATACTACTGATTAAAAGGGAAGAGCGGTGCAAATCCGCCACGGTCCCGCCACTGTAACTGATAAATTAGGTTTAGATGCCACTTGAATAAGTAATTCAGGGAAGGTTGAGTCTAATATTAAGTCAGAAGTCAGGAGACCTGCCTAAAATGTCGGTAATATCACTCACGAGGATGAGAGATGTTAGTAATTAGCAAGTAGCTTAAGTCATCCTTTCTCTGTCGTGAGAAAGGATTTTTGATTTTAAATTGAGGTGTAATAGGAGGAGAATAAGCTATGGAAGAAGGATGTATTCAAGTTTATACAGGTAACGGCAAAGGAAAGACAACAGCCTCCTTAGGATTGGCACTTAGAGCTGTTTGTGCAGGTAAAAAAGTTTATTTTGGTCAATTTGTTAAGGGAATGGAATATAGTGAAGTTAAAGCTGAGGATTATTTATCCAATTTTGAGATTCATCAATTTGGTAGAAACTGTTTTATTTATGATGAACCAACTGATGAGGATATAGAAATAGCTCGACAAGGACTTAATAAATGTCAAGAAGTTTTAGCCAGTGGAGAGTATGATGTAGTGGTATTAGATGAGATTAATATTGCTTTATATTTTGAGCTTTTTTCTGTTGAAGAAGTTCTTGAAGTATTAGAAACTAAGGCTTCTGGAGTAGAAGCTATTTTGACAGGGAGATATGCTCCTGAAGAGATAATTGAAAAAGCAGATTTAGTTACAAATATGGATGAGGTCAAGCATTATTATTATCAGGGAGTTGCAGCTAGAAAAGGAATTGAAAATTAATGAGTTTATTAAATTTATAGATTTTTAATTTTGTTAATCCCATAATATAAAATGCAATTTGATTTTTCTCAACCCCATAAAATAGGGTTGAGAATTTTTTTAGAATAACAGCAGGACAGCTGGAAAAAATCAAAAGTGAACAGGAGTTTAATTAAAAATATTAAATATAATACCTTCAAGTGATCTTGATTTAAAACATCAATTGGAAGTGTTGAATGTAGTTAAAGATCAAGTGAATCAGGGAATTTCAGCAATAATAGCAATTCATGATCTCAGTTTAGCTGGTAGGTATTGTGATAAAATAGTAATGCTTGATAATGGATGTGTTTTTGATGCTGGTGGTTTAGAAATTTTGACACCGAAGAATATTGAAACTGTTTATGATGTAAAAGTTAGTGTTAAGAATCATTATGGAAGAAGATTGGTAGTATCTGAAGAGCCAATAGCATAAGTGTTTTTTCCATAAATAATAAGATTATCATCAAAGGAGTGGTAAGTAATGAGTTTTGAATCTATTGGTATTATAGAAAGTAAATTTGATGAACCAGTTGATCCAGAAGAAATGCGAAAAGAAGAGAGTACTATTGTAATTGATTCGGAGTATAGGGAAGGGCTTTATCGAATCGAAGATAATGATTATTTACAGGTATTATTCCAGTTTCATTTGTCTGATAGTTATAAACTTAAAGCTCCTCGTCATCATGGTAAAATAAGAGGAGTTTTTGCTTCTCGCAGTCCTAACCGCCCTAGTTCTATAGGGGTTACTTGTGTTGAATTACTAGAAAGGAACGGAAGAAGACTTAGGGTAAAAGGTTTGGATGCTGTAGATGGAACTCCAGTACTTGATCTTAAGCCGTATGCAGCATCTATGGATAATCCAGATAAGGATTAGCTGTCAAAAAGAGAATCCTGGAGAAAAGATTAATCATTTTTATGATCAAATGCAAAAAGCTTTTGGAGGTTATAAACAAATTAAATAAAAAACTCGTCTATTTAATGGGCGAGTTCTTTTGATAGGATTAAATATATATTTAAGAAGGGGTTTTTTTAGCTATATAGAACTAAATTGCATAGTGATATAAACCAGAAGTTCTGGAGGAATAAGATAAGATGTCTAATTTAGAAGCTAATAGAAAAGAAGAGAACAAAATAATTGAGTTAAAGGATATTTCCTTTCAATATCTAGATGGAACAACAGTTTTAGATAATTTTAATTTTAACTTAAAGAAAGGGGATAGGCTAGGCTTGATAGGTCCTAATGGGGCCGGAAAGACTACTGTATTTAAAATTATAATGGGACTTCTAGTTCCTCAAAGTGGTAAAGTTGTTATTTTTGATAAAGAAAGAACTCAAAAAGATGATTTTTTGGAAGTTAGAGAAAGAATCGGATTTCTTTTTCAAGATCCAGATGATCAGTTGTTCTGTCCTACTGTTGAAGAAGAAATTGCTTTTGGTCCTTTAAATTTAGGAAAGAGTGAAGAAGAAGCAATGCAGATTGTGGATGATACTTTAGAATTAGTAGGTATGGAAGGATTTAGAAAGAAAGTTACTTATAATTTATCTGGCGGGGAAAAAAGAATAATTTCTTTTGCATCTATATTGTCTATGCAGCCAGAAGTTTTACTATTGGATGAACCATTTGCTGGTTTAGATCAAGAAATGAGTGGGAAAGTAATTGAAATTTTAAATAATATTCCCCAATCTTATGTAATAGTTTCTCATAATGAGGAATTCTTGGATCAGGTTATAGCTGATTATTGTTATGTATAGCAAGAAAATCATAATATTAATCTCTTAAAATTAAATATTATAATTATCATTATTATATAAAAAAGGGATATTGCTTGTGCAATACCCCTACGAAACAATTTGATATTTTATTCTTATACTATTTATTGAATTTGGTTGAATTCAATTGTTTCACCATTAGGTCCTTTAATATTAAAGAATCGAACTCCATTATCATGGAAAGCAGGTATAGAGTCTATTTTAGCTTCTTTAATTTTAAAACCTAAATCTTTTACAGAAGAATAGGCCTGTTCAATATCTACAACATTAAGTGCAATATGGTCAATATGGCCGTTTTTACGATTACGTATTTTTTCTAATAACTTCGGATCATTAAATTGATAACATTCAAGTACTAAGTCATTCTGTTTAAGAAATGCTACATCAAGTTTCCCTTCTGGTCTAGTTATTTTAGTCTTAGATTGAACTTTAAAACCTAACTTTTTATAAAAAGTAATTGTTTTATTTAAACTAATTACTGGTAGACCAATATGTTGTAATCCAGTAATATTCTCTGTAATAGTCAATTTAGATTTAGAAGTTGCTTTAGAATTAGTATTTTCTATATCATTACATCCTGTCATTAAACTCAAACTTAACATCATTAAGCATAAAATTATTAACTTGTTTTTTCTAAAGAGATCCATAATAATATCTCCTCCTTTTAATAAATTTTCATAAAATAATCATTTGTGATTATTTATGATTATGTATAACTATTTCTAATTATATTAATTATTATTTGTCAAGAGGCCAAACTATTTGGATAATATTAAATTTATTAAAATGAACTCCATTATACAAGAACATGTTGATTTAAATAGTAGGATTTAAAAATAGGTTGGAGGGATAAAATGGAAATTGGAGAAGAATTATATTATTCTAAAGATCACGATTGGGTAAAAATTGACGGTGATAAAGCTTATATTGGAATTACAGATTATACTCAAAATGCTTTAGAAGATATCGAATTTATAGAGCTACCTTTCGAGGAAGATAAATTTGAAGAGGGCGAAGCAATAGGAGTAATTGAATCAGTTAAAGCAGTATTCAATTTATATATTCCAGTTAGCGGAGAAGTGATAGAAATTAACGAAAAGTTACAAGATAATCCAGAAAAAATCAATAAAGCTCCCTATGACAGTTGGATGGTAGCAGTTGAATTAACTGACAAAGGGGAGCTAGATGATTTAATGACAGCCGAGGAATATGAAGAATTCTGCAAAGAAGAGATTGAAAATTTAAGGAAGTAAAGATTATTATTGACAGTTATTAACTTAAATGATACAATGATTTAAAGCTGAAAATTATATATAGTACTTCTCTTATCAAGAAAGGCGGAGGGACTGGCCCGATGAAGCCTGGCAACCGACTCGGTTTTAAAGAGTAATGGTGCTAAATCCTGCAATCTCAGTTTGAGATTGAGAGATGAGAGGAGAGGATAAGGATTCTGTAGATTAAGCCTCTTCTCTGATTGAGAAGAGGCTTTTTTTAATTTCTATAAAGGAGGAATTAAATATGGGAGCAGTTAAAATAGGAATTTTAGGTTTAGGAACTGTAGGTAGTGGAGTGGCAGAGATTTTATTGAGAAATAAAAAGAGTATTAATCAGAAGGCAGGAAGTAGAATTGAACTAACTAAAGTACTGGATAAAGATCTAACTAGAAATAGATCAGTTGATATACCAGCAGAAATAATGACTGATAGACCAGAAGAAGTATTAGGGAATTCAGAGATAGACATCATAGTAGAGTTAATTGGAGGAGTTAATCCAACTAAAGAATTCGTGAAGCAGGCTTTAGAAGCTAGAAAACATGTAGTAACTGCTAATAAAGAACTAATAGCTAAATATGGAGATGAGTTGTTTGATTTAGCAGCTAAAAGAGGAGTTGATCTTCATTTTGAAGCCAGTGTAGGTGGTGGTATTCCTATTATTAAATCCTTACAAGAATCGTTAACTGCCAATCAAATTGAAGAAGTAATAGGGATTGTCAATGGAACTACTAATTATATTTTGACTAAAATGACTGAAAAAGAGGCTAAGTTTGAAGAAGTATTAGCTGAAGCACAGCAGGCGGGATATGCTGAGGCTGATCCTACTGCTGATATAGAAGGCTATGATGCAGCCTATAAATTATCGATTTTATCTAATATTGCTTTTACCGGACTAGTTGATGTGAATGATATTTATCGAGAAGGAATTTCGCAAATAACACAAAAGGATATTACTTATGCTCAACAATTAGGTTATGTAATTAAATTGTTGGCTATCAGTAAAGAGGTAGAAGGACAGATAGAAGCTCGAGTTCATCCTACTATGCTTCCTAAAGATCATCCTTTAGCCCAAGTTAAGGAAGCTTTTAATGCTGTATTAGTTAGAGGAGATGCAGTAGGAGAATTGCTATATTATGGTCAAGGAGCTGGTTCATTACCTACTGGAAGTGCTGTTGTAGCTGATGTAATTGATATTATCCGTAATATTAATTATAAAGCTGTTAATCGGGTGGCGGCAAATAACTATAAGGAAAAAATAGTCAAACGTCATAATGAAGTAGTTTCTAAGTATTATATTCGATTACAGGTTGAGAATGGACATGGAGATTTAGCTAAGACTTTCAGGATTTTAGAAAATAATAATATTGGTATTAAAAGAGTAATTGAGCCCGAAAAAACAGATGAACCAGTTAATTTAATATTGCTTACTCGCCAAGTAGTTGAGGAGAATCTTCAGAGAGCATT
The window above is part of the Sporohalobacter salinus genome. Proteins encoded here:
- a CDS encoding indolepyruvate oxidoreductase subunit beta, producing MSNTTNIMLAGVGGQGILLASEVISKAALKEGFDVKKSEVHGMAQRGGSVVSNVTYGEKVYSPLIAKGEADLLLGFEPLEALRWGYYLKSDGAIITNTQRIDPLPVAAGKIEYPDNVIDRLKTIGQQVISFDALQLARDLGNQRVVNTILIGKFANFSDISNGSFKEIIAENVPPKTVELNLKAFEVGNEQE
- a CDS encoding sodium-dependent transporter; translation: MAEEEQWQSRLGFILAVIGSAVGLGNIWRFSYVVYDNGGGAFLIPYLVALFIVGIPVLILEFSFGQKMRSSAALAFRRFSSKWEWLGWWPSLATLVLVIYYMAIIGWSLNYVIYSLGLNWGANPEAFFYNSHLQLTSGPMEIGGINWIIFASVLVIWLINYWIIYNGIESGIEKAAKIFMPLLGVLMVIITIRGLTLPGATNGVIKYLKPDFSQLMNVKVWIAAFSQIFFTLSIGWAVMITYSSYQPKDSDVVGNAFIASFSNCGFSIIVGLGVFGILGYMATQTGQPIDELVTQSIGLAFIAFPKAINMLPAFKTLFAFLFFSSLVIAGLSSSISMIEATVANIQDKFALTRQKSATIVCSLGFIASILFTTGAGLYLLDIIDHFLMEFGAGLAAIFFCLVLGWQYGAKRLRKFMNPISDLKVGIWWDSMIKFITPAILIVLFIKGIFTDLTEGYAGYPFKALSIGLVVAIGVILLGIYLSTLSWKDEELINFKDKV
- a CDS encoding 2-hydroxyacid dehydrogenase yields the protein MTCPKVYVTRELPQKALSMLKEECEVEVNPHDRPLTRLELKKAIEDVDGLLCLLTDQIDAELLDLNPKLKVIANYAVGYDNIELKACTERGIAVSNTPGVLTETTADLTWALLMSVARRIVEGDKFTRAGNYENWGPMMLLGKDISGKTLGIVGMGRIGEAVAKRAKGFDMEVLYYDLERKDRVKEQELSIKYREFDTLLQEADFISLHVPLNSATENLISERELELMKESAYLINTSRGAVIDEQVLVYALRNGEIAGAGLDVYEDEPKLTPGLAKLNNVVVTPHIGSASIDTRTKMATMAAENLLAGLQDEEMPNLLNPEVLD
- the cobO gene encoding cob(I)yrinic acid a,c-diamide adenosyltransferase codes for the protein MEEGCIQVYTGNGKGKTTASLGLALRAVCAGKKVYFGQFVKGMEYSEVKAEDYLSNFEIHQFGRNCFIYDEPTDEDIEIARQGLNKCQEVLASGEYDVVVLDEINIALYFELFSVEEVLEVLETKASGVEAILTGRYAPEEIIEKADLVTNMDEVKHYYYQGVAARKGIEN
- a CDS encoding ABC transporter ATP-binding protein encodes the protein MNVVKDQVNQGISAIIAIHDLSLAGRYCDKIVMLDNGCVFDAGGLEILTPKNIETVYDVKVSVKNHYGRRLVVSEEPIA
- the tsaA gene encoding tRNA (N6-threonylcarbamoyladenosine(37)-N6)-methyltransferase TrmO; this encodes MSFESIGIIESKFDEPVDPEEMRKEESTIVIDSEYREGLYRIEDNDYLQVLFQFHLSDSYKLKAPRHHGKIRGVFASRSPNRPSSIGVTCVELLERNGRRLRVKGLDAVDGTPVLDLKPYAASMDNPDKD
- a CDS encoding energy-coupling factor ABC transporter ATP-binding protein encodes the protein MSNLEANRKEENKIIELKDISFQYLDGTTVLDNFNFNLKKGDRLGLIGPNGAGKTTVFKIIMGLLVPQSGKVVIFDKERTQKDDFLEVRERIGFLFQDPDDQLFCPTVEEEIAFGPLNLGKSEEEAMQIVDDTLELVGMEGFRKKVTYNLSGGEKRIISFASILSMQPEVLLLDEPFAGLDQEMSGKVIEILNNIPQSYVIVSHNEEFLDQVIADYCYV
- a CDS encoding VOC family protein, which codes for MDLFRKNKLIILCLMMLSLSLMTGCNDIENTNSKATSKSKLTITENITGLQHIGLPVISLNKTITFYKKLGFKVQSKTKITRPEGKLDVAFLKQNDLVLECYQFNDPKLLEKIRNRKNGHIDHIALNVVDIEQAYSSVKDLGFKIKEAKIDSIPAFHDNGVRFFNIKGPNGETIEFNQIQ
- the gcvH gene encoding glycine cleavage system protein GcvH produces the protein MEIGEELYYSKDHDWVKIDGDKAYIGITDYTQNALEDIEFIELPFEEDKFEEGEAIGVIESVKAVFNLYIPVSGEVIEINEKLQDNPEKINKAPYDSWMVAVELTDKGELDDLMTAEEYEEFCKEEIENLRK
- a CDS encoding homoserine dehydrogenase; its protein translation is MGAVKIGILGLGTVGSGVAEILLRNKKSINQKAGSRIELTKVLDKDLTRNRSVDIPAEIMTDRPEEVLGNSEIDIIVELIGGVNPTKEFVKQALEARKHVVTANKELIAKYGDELFDLAAKRGVDLHFEASVGGGIPIIKSLQESLTANQIEEVIGIVNGTTNYILTKMTEKEAKFEEVLAEAQQAGYAEADPTADIEGYDAAYKLSILSNIAFTGLVDVNDIYREGISQITQKDITYAQQLGYVIKLLAISKEVEGQIEARVHPTMLPKDHPLAQVKEAFNAVLVRGDAVGELLYYGQGAGSLPTGSAVVADVIDIIRNINYKAVNRVAANNYKEKIVKRHNEVVSKYYIRLQVENGHGDLAKTFRILENNNIGIKRVIEPEKTDEPVNLILLTRQVVEENLQRALGEVKKLREIKEISNLIRVET